The genomic interval TGTGCTCATATTATGTAAACTTTCATTTTTCAAATCTTCTAAACTGTTTTCCCCATCAAAGCTCTTTGAATGTTCTGATAGTCTGTCTTCTTTAGAGGCAATATCAAGTCCTCCTTCTGATTCTTCTCCTTCACTCACCTCAAGTTCTGTTTCCTTCTTGTTATTTAATTCAGTTTCTTCACTTAATCCTTTGTATTGCAAGTACTTATTTCTGAAGCCTCTATTTTTAAGAAGTTTCTGAGTCAATCTATCACTCATTTCGATTGCTTTGCCCTCAATGATACCATCTGTCAATAATGCTGTTAGTTCCACAAGGCTCTGTTTGTTTTTTAACATGTCTACTTTGTTTAAGACCAGAATGCAAGGAGTTTCTCTAAAGTTGTTAAGTTCTATGAGAATGTCCGTACTGATCTTCTTACATGTCCATTTATCAGCTACATCAACAATCACTATGACTGTAATATAAGATGTTATAAACATATCAAATATGATAAAACTAGAATACAATAAACAAATGATTATTAATTTCTTGtagtttttgattttttttttcagtattcaGTAATTTACTTACTTAAATCGGCGATTGACAGAGTAGACTTGGGTGATACAATCAGCTCTCTTGGCAAAGCAtggctaataataataaaagaaatattgatataattctGCTTTTGAAGGAAGTTGACAGTACAGTAGAGTTAATCCACAGTCTTAAACTTATTTGAGGGCCTTCTACTCAATAGAAACATCTAGTatatctactactactactgaatttttttttaaatatgttttttttaaactgttacCGTCTAGCTGAACTCATATTCACCATTCCAGGAGTATCCAAAATGATCTATtgaaaaagaattttaaaattgaattttgtttattataaatgtaaggatgtggacgacaacacaaaaggaaaaacacgccttttctcacttttaccacggtccggtggtgtatttggttttaatttgtttttagcataacaatagagatcagtatggtcctgaaaaccacaaaataaatacaatgagaaacaaaagtaaataatattctaaaatacaagCCAATTCTTAGTAACGACCTCACTTAACAGGCGACTCTAATAAAAAGGATTCTCTCTGAGGACTGCGACTATTACGTCAAACGGCACGTCTACCTAAACAGCCTCTGTATACTTTGTTAgagtatacaaatacctaattaaTTACCTACACAATTGCATCATAAGTGcctgaatattactattatattactagaacaaatgcatgttggaatttactcacactatttgaatactaaacttagtctattcattgaatcaaggagttataatcttaggtttgtgtaaaatatataaacaataacaaatccatgggcgcagccattttgtatgataaatagagggcgcactacatGACGATCTATCACGAGCATGGTAGCCTCGTGTGTACAAATTAATCAAGTGTGAACTGTAGGATGAACTATTTTATACAAACTGTTAACTAGAAACTATCTtctataaactaaacattactaaatctatctaaacatattttgttaatacaaagaaggtttatcacaaaagtataattatattataacattatatggcATAAAATCCTAGTTCAAAGATTGTAACACAATACTATTCAATAGGCTTCCTAACTGCACATTCCATGAGTCAAGGTTAACCCAAAACAAATGTCTAGGCCTATGAATGCAATcatcttaaaatacaacattaatgtttcttaaacataacagaatcttataaatgtataacaaagtaatatatgtataaagtagagtaattaccttttaatcagatctttaattaagtaagagacaaaactatctgcttccttgaccggttcatgaatacaaaagaaagcaaatcatttgaaaaagactgttacaattatagggggcagcaacacctatagggggcagtatttaattatcacatgattagattAATCCCCACACTCCCCTGTTTAAGCTGAGTTTGTCCTCAAACTTAATATTATTCACAACAAGAAGAATCTTTTCAGCATTTTCAGAGTCAATGCCAGCATCATCAGGCCAGTCAGGGTAAACGTCCCCAGTACCATCGTCTTCAACAAAGGACTCTACACATTCCCCTTCGGCTCCCACAAAGTGTCTCATCTTCTTCTCTGGGAGAACATATACTGTGTTTCCATTCCCATGGGCAGCACGCCTAGTTGCTTCTAGTTCGGCTCTTAGCTCATCAACCGTCCTCTGCACATCTCGCAACGATGCCTTGCTTGCCATCACTGATCTCTAATGTTAAAGCCAAATACGATCCACGatcccacttctgacaccaaattgtaaggatgtggacgacaacacaaaaggaaaaacacgccttttctcacttttaccacggtccggtggtgtatttggttttaatttgtttttagcataacaatagagatcagtatggtcctgaaaaccacaaaataaatacaatgagaaacaaaagtaaataatattctaaaatacaagCCAATTCTTAGTAACGACCTCACTTAACAGGCGACTCTAATAAAAAGGATTCTCTCTGAGGACTGCGACTATTACGTCAAACGGCACGTCTACCTAAACAGCCTCTGTATACTTTGTTAgagtatacaaatacctaattaaTTACCTACACAATTGCATCATAAGTGcctgaatattactattatattactagaacaaatgcatgttggaatttactcacactatttgaatactaaacttagtctattcattgaatcaaggagttataatcttaggtttgtgtaaaatatataaacaataacaaatccatgggcgcagccattttgtatgataaatagagggcgcactacatGACGATCTATCACGAGCATGGTAGCCTCGTGTGTACAAATTAATCAAGTGTGAACTGTAGGATGAACTATTTTATACAAACTGTTAACTAGAAACTATCTtctataaactaaacattactaaatctatctaaacatattttgttaatacaaagaaggtttatcacaaaagtataattatattataacattatatggcATAAAATCCTAGTTCAAAGATTGTAACACAATACTATTCAATAGGCTTCCTAACTGCACATTCCATGAGTCAAGGTTAACCCAAAACAAATGTCTAGGCCTATGAATGCAATcatcttaaaatacaacattaatgtttcttaaacataacagaatcttataaatgtataacaaagtaatatatgtataaagtagagtaattaccttttaatcagatctttaattaagtaagagacaaaactatctgcttccttgaccggttcatgaatacaaaagaaagcaaatcatttgaaaaagactgttacaattatagggggcagcaacacctatagggggcagtatttaattatcacatgattagattaatccccacataaataaacagttaattatTCTGTCAAAATTAGATATCACAGAGTAGTTTGTTCATTCATTATAGCTGTCGAAAAGGAGGATTTCATCCAGGAAGTTTATAGAGTGGTTTCCAAGCAATTTCCATTTTTATCCTTACCACTTGAGTATCCCGTTCTGTCAGCACTGCTGTTGCTTGGCGACGTGTAGTATGTACTTTCTTTGATACTGCACATATCTGTATAAAATAGGTTCATGTATGTATCAGTGGGGTGATTTTAGAAGGATGTTTCTTGCAGTTTATCTAAATCCAAAAACCCATGCCATGGCATTCCATGTACACAAATAATGCAAAGTCCCATTTTCAGAAGAATACTTAAATACTTGAATACTGTTGTTATACAGCAAATAATTGGTTTATCACTAGCTTTCTTACCCTTCTACCAAGAAGTGTATTTACAAGTGTTGATTTTCCAGCATTCGGAGTGCCAATTATTGCAGCTCGGACACATCTCGGATTTTCTGGCTGAACAGGTGGTTTGATTAAAAGTAGTTCTTGTGCTCCTTTATCTGGATTGATAGGCTCAAACACCTCAGCAGTGTCATCTCCATGATTCTGCTGTACATCGTCATCTAATGAATGTGTTGACAGAGGCTTCTTGTTTATCTGTGACTGTGAAACACATCTCAAGGGATTTTTTAAAATGGTTAATTTAAAACTGTATGCTCTCCTGCATGAAATAACCAAATctgaaattattaataataatataattattaaataataaaaattacaaacataGATAGGCTTGGTTTTCTTTTTTAGGCTATATAATAATGCCTAATTTGAGGCTAGGCTTAGTCTAGCTCTAGCCTACCCTAGTTAGTTTGTtttagcctaggctagctaggcctagttagtagggGCCTAACTAGAGGCTAGAAAGGCGCCCTAGTAGtgggcctactaggcctagcctagtccaAGCTTAGTCTAGTAatagtaggctagtagtactactactagctaggactaggcctagtactaggcctactagtagtaaTAGTAGAAGTAGTAGGCCCTTATTACTAGTCTAGCTAGACAGTTTATTTAGGCTAGACTCGAGCGAGGGCctagctagtactaggctagttAGGCTTAATACAGAGTTTTGCGCTATCTAtcttaaaacatatattattataaatatactaCATTATACATACTTTTTCTACAAGTTGATGACTCAAAGGAATAAACCCTCATAAACTTGAACACGTTCCGAATAATGGAAGTCGCCATtgctgtttgtttgtttgtttagttTTGGTCTGACGTTGGGGTCGTGATGCGTCATTTCATAAGAGCATGGACTTTGGATtggttaaataatataaaccaAATGTCATCCCTTGAAGATTAATTACTCCAAACTAAAAGAAAGTCCTAGCCTTGAGAGTTATCTTCTTGATAAAACCAATTTCACAGGTGCaagcttaaaatttaaattaagatcCAACACTTTACCTCTAGATGGACGAACCTGTAAATGGTCTAAAGAAATATCTGGCCACTGCACTATATGTCAGAGTGTGGTGAAATAGAAAATGTacagcattttttatttaattgccaAGCTTTTAATGCTATAAGGGAGATCCAATTAGTGAAGCTAAATAATGACCTTGAAAATTTGAATGAGTCTGCAACATGGGAACATTTTATAAATGGTGATGTTAATAAAAAAACTACAATAGTTTCAGGGGGAGATATTAACTTGGATCCTAGTAAAGCTGTCTTGACAGCATTTGACAAATACTGTAAGATTTCCTTAAAGTTGCCTGGAAAAAAAGATCCGAGTTAAAAAAGAGCTAATTTGCATTGTtgctttataattttgtttattaattttcactatatattgtatttaatgttgCAGAGAAAGActggtgtaggcctacatctctgtaaatctttttaaattacTATTTGTGTTTACTGTATTCGTTGATcttaaagtttattttcatactttaatttgttaattaactattgtataattcatttccttttctttttctttaaacttatTGAACGCACCGTCATAAAACGTGTGCCGCTGTTCTAAAAGCGTCTgttcaaataaagttattagttattattattatggattaaagaatagaatattgaggtatattcagagcgacATTTCGACGATCgcgcattctctacttctacggagcgccatttatgcctttatttacttccgaattagaaatagtactacggtaactgctccagtggaccaaatttagcaccggtggagcacagtgatataaaatagaaataagtcactaattttaatatcttttcgtatgttaatacactgtgctcacgtGGACCCAACTTGGCGCGCGCGCCAGTGAgcacacagtgatataaaatagaaaaaagtcattaattataatatcttttcgtatgttaatacactgtgctcaagtggacccaatttggcaccaatgggagcacagggaaatagtcacatacaaaaacatcgagaaaaaatacttctggaatttaaaaatatttcaaacttggtatatttgttcaatatcggttactccatccgtgaaccaaaagaaaaaatagtttcaagccacatcagtgattttaataactcGCGTTTGCTTAAGATAATACTTACGAAAAAACATACAATTCAGACACAATATATGTTAAACTCTAATAacgatttttacaaaaaaaaaaccggtTAGGAATTCGATTTTTTCCTGTAAATTGAGcaacttaaattaaaaatataacaagaaatatatattgaaatcaaggagtatttttttttacaaaagaaatgttcgtatgttaatacactgtgctccagtggatccaatttggcgccagttgagcacagggaaatagtcacatacaaaaacatcaagaaaaaaatacttctggatttaaaaaatatttcaaacttggtatataagttcaatatcggttactccatccgcaatgcaaaagaaaaattagtttcatatattttatcttatttcaCTCTCCATCAATACAAAAACCATCGgagacaaactatctgtttaaaacatgtttattctgggacggtgcggccatacacaccaactaccATAAACGTGTattcataacatattaaaatacaataacttgggcatgaatcggacatttcgctaccaatgtagcaacattgattaacaaaatctaaatttaacagtgtggcgtgttgaccgcgaatgactaaaCAATAGcatctttcccactacacctgcacagCCATTGCATAACAACGTACGGCATACCAAACCGTTTCGTAGGCCTACACCttcaatgaaaataataaattcaatttcttttaaaattgagaGCTTTTCTccggaaagtgcacctattcattgaaatatgaaattaaatattaagtctctAGTTTTTTAAACCAGAAACAACAGCAGAAACAAATCCGCCACTTACAGCTTGGTTTAACAGATACAAAGACAACTCCGAAACACTTAAATTACGACGAAACAGATAAAGAttggaattaaaaatgtcaatatggGGATGGGCCTGGACTAAACTATTATAAGATAAACTTAATCTACTGATGTAGGCCTAACCCTTTTAAAGAACATTGACTCTGCTAAAGGGAACACAAAGGATGAAGTtgttgggtccacttgagcacagtgtattaacatacgaa from Antedon mediterranea chromosome 5, ecAntMedi1.1, whole genome shotgun sequence carries:
- the LOC140049019 gene encoding GTPase Era, mitochondrial-like, with the protein product MATSIIRNVFKFMRVYSFESSTCRKNLVISCRRAYSFKLTILKNPLRCVSQSQINKKPLSTHSLDDDVQQNHGDDTAEVFEPINPDKGAQELLLIKPPVQPENPRCVRAAIIGTPNAGKSTLVNTLLGRRICAVSKKVHTTRRQATAVLTERDTQVIILDTPGMVNMSSARRHALPRELIVSPKSTLSIADLIIVIVDVADKWTCKKISTDILIELNNFRETPCILVLNKVDMLKNKQSLVELTALLTDGIIEGKAIEMSDRLTQKLLKNRGFRNKYLQYKGLSEETELNNKKETELEVSEGEESEGGLDIASKEDRLSEHSKSFDGENSLEDLKNESLHNMSTNNHLDSEELSNHHLEKSTSNRNDEQIVFENHTIGLNSEKAEFLNQYINNLNGISNVYRPKETDNTDDGKNQQLEANRRKRELFKEFKGRKGWHLFQKVFMISAKTGDGVQELKEFVIDKATPQEWEYHKKVVTDLSPLQILEDAIREQLLECLEQEIPYNIDQRNLYWDYDESGTLLINQKLICYKKSHYGSILRRIRTIARFSEQDLMDAFHCDIMLKLSVVLAK